The Tumebacillus amylolyticus genome contains a region encoding:
- a CDS encoding lamin tail domain-containing protein — protein sequence MFTTRKLRMSRTLMTALLSAGLIAGLLPTTRTHAAAVNTPLITEVYSDTNETNEPEEYIAITNPTASSISLAGWYLQIGTSTAKLSFPTGTSLSAGQTVYVTKQAANFKTEMLFPANFEYGADTDSTVPQMTVTGSAPAIANAGSVIYLYNASGANVDTMAYGTGTTTTGWSGSGVPVVGAGEIYVREKDETSQLYPESNTAADWKHLRVYAAGQSRYGAPTYTFAGSVQPYSSPDNGFNTVVSLLNSATTSIDLNVYEFQATQLMDAITNAVKRGVKVRVFLEGAPVGGLVDQGKYVAQQIVGAGGQVRFIINDTTIGAFKRYRFDHAKYAIIDGNRVMVQSENFAASSLPFNTNYGNRGWGIIMNNASVASFYSTTFNGDWNVNAKDSFPYTASSTKWGAPTAGFVADTSTPTSTYKGNFKNKPINGEFTASPIFAPDSTFLQNNSILGLAKSATQSLLVEQLYAHKFWGTPSTGSTTTTPDLYLEECINAARRGVKVRILLDSAFLDTTDPRDNTYTVQYVNDIAASEHLDMQAKLIDLKTLGLEKVHNKGVLVDSKKTLVSSINWSESSPENNREAGVIIDNTEVNAYYEQLFWYDWTAGMQNWSPDETKGTSNVVISEVDYDTNGSDATKEYVELYNKNNVSVDLSGYKLSNKSGSFTIPSGTVVPAHSFLMVGKDSTAFTSFKGFGLDVSGLSLTLTNTGDDLYLKNASGTAVDEVAWMNYVSGWGLATGTGQVLSRTNPTVDTNTSTDWSVTTPNPKK from the coding sequence TTGTTTACAACTCGTAAACTTCGCATGTCCCGCACGTTGATGACCGCGCTGTTGTCTGCGGGGCTTATCGCAGGACTTCTGCCGACAACTCGCACCCACGCGGCTGCCGTCAATACCCCGCTGATCACAGAAGTCTATTCGGACACCAACGAAACCAACGAACCGGAAGAATACATCGCCATCACCAACCCTACGGCCAGTTCGATCTCCCTCGCCGGTTGGTATCTCCAGATCGGGACCTCCACCGCGAAATTGAGCTTCCCCACCGGAACCTCGCTCTCCGCGGGACAAACTGTATACGTCACCAAGCAAGCTGCAAACTTCAAAACGGAGATGCTGTTCCCCGCCAACTTCGAATACGGGGCTGACACCGACTCCACCGTCCCTCAAATGACCGTCACCGGGTCCGCTCCCGCCATCGCCAATGCGGGCAGCGTCATCTACTTGTACAACGCAAGCGGCGCCAACGTGGACACGATGGCTTATGGCACGGGTACCACAACGACCGGTTGGTCGGGTAGCGGCGTTCCGGTTGTCGGAGCCGGCGAAATCTACGTTCGTGAGAAAGATGAAACGTCCCAACTGTATCCGGAAAGCAACACGGCGGCCGACTGGAAGCATTTGCGTGTCTACGCAGCCGGTCAATCGCGCTATGGAGCCCCGACCTACACGTTTGCAGGAAGTGTACAACCGTACTCTTCGCCTGACAACGGGTTCAATACCGTCGTGAGCTTGCTGAACAGTGCGACGACATCCATTGATCTCAATGTCTACGAATTCCAAGCAACGCAACTGATGGACGCGATCACCAACGCCGTCAAGCGCGGTGTCAAAGTCCGCGTCTTCCTCGAAGGTGCTCCGGTCGGCGGCCTCGTCGACCAAGGCAAGTACGTCGCCCAGCAAATCGTCGGCGCAGGCGGCCAAGTGCGCTTCATCATCAACGACACCACCATCGGTGCGTTCAAGCGCTACCGATTCGACCATGCGAAGTACGCGATCATCGACGGCAACCGCGTCATGGTTCAATCCGAGAACTTCGCCGCTTCCAGCCTTCCGTTCAACACCAACTACGGGAACCGCGGCTGGGGGATTATCATGAACAACGCAAGCGTCGCGTCGTTCTACTCCACAACGTTCAACGGTGACTGGAACGTCAACGCCAAGGACTCGTTCCCGTACACGGCATCCAGCACCAAATGGGGTGCGCCGACGGCCGGCTTCGTGGCGGACACTTCCACCCCGACTTCGACGTACAAAGGCAACTTCAAGAACAAGCCGATCAACGGCGAGTTCACCGCGAGTCCGATTTTCGCTCCGGACAGCACGTTCTTGCAAAACAACTCGATCCTCGGTCTCGCGAAGTCGGCCACCCAGAGCCTGCTCGTTGAACAGCTCTACGCTCACAAATTCTGGGGCACGCCGTCGACCGGCAGCACGACGACCACCCCGGACCTCTATCTGGAAGAATGCATCAACGCCGCTCGCCGTGGCGTCAAAGTTCGCATCTTGCTCGACTCTGCGTTCTTGGACACGACCGATCCGCGTGACAACACGTACACCGTTCAATACGTGAACGACATCGCAGCCTCCGAACACCTCGACATGCAAGCGAAACTGATCGATTTGAAAACGCTGGGACTTGAAAAAGTCCACAACAAAGGCGTGCTCGTCGACAGCAAAAAAACCCTCGTCTCTTCGATCAACTGGTCGGAATCTTCGCCGGAGAACAACCGCGAAGCAGGCGTGATCATCGACAACACCGAAGTCAACGCGTACTACGAGCAATTGTTCTGGTATGACTGGACGGCCGGCATGCAAAATTGGAGCCCGGACGAAACCAAAGGCACTTCGAACGTCGTCATCTCCGAGGTCGATTATGACACCAACGGCTCTGACGCGACCAAAGAATACGTAGAGCTTTACAACAAAAACAACGTCTCCGTCGATCTCTCCGGCTACAAACTCAGCAACAAGTCCGGTTCCTTCACGATCCCGTCCGGCACCGTGGTCCCGGCGCACAGCTTCCTCATGGTCGGCAAGGACAGCACCGCATTTACTTCGTTCAAAGGCTTTGGCCTTGACGTCTCCGGTCTGAGCTTGACACTGACCAACACCGGCGACGACCTGTATCTGAAAAACGCGTCCGGCACCGCCGTAGACGAAGTGGCATGGATGAACTACGTATCCGGCTGGGGTCTTGCCACCGGCACGGGTCAAGTTCTCTCCCGCACCAACCCGACTGTTGATACCAACACGTCAACCGATTGGTCGGTCACGACTCCGAATCCGAAAAAGTAA
- a CDS encoding D-alanyl-D-alanine carboxypeptidase family protein, with amino-acid sequence MKKVWTWCLTVGLLIGLVSSTSIPQANASDETPTGLTAKGAVVLDMQSGQVLFDDHKDIQAFPASITKVMTCILALEKGGLQDMVTTSELARNQEGNRVYLEVGEQEPLEQMLYGLMLNSGNDAAVAIAEHIGGSVPKFAEMMNAKAKELGATHTHFVTPNGLHDDNHYTTPYDMALIANYAMKNSKFREIVSTQYYDWHGQAWESRLVNINPMLWNYDGVTGVKTGFTDQAQQTMIASAKRGDREVMAVVMGVQLKQTIRLETTQLLDYGFDHFTTQRLAHAGDSLATFEVNGTKVPAILHQDVYGTTPKTSTAKKEPSVHLSVPAAPFPKGSKVGRVEFHLDDQSVVSADLFSPQDVLSPTLPTSQLKTRTFGYLALGAAVFAALAFWMWQRRIRRTRKSTVTYDGN; translated from the coding sequence ATGAAAAAAGTTTGGACCTGGTGCCTCACCGTCGGACTCCTGATCGGTCTGGTGTCCTCAACTAGTATTCCCCAAGCAAACGCAAGTGATGAGACTCCGACCGGATTGACCGCCAAGGGCGCGGTCGTCCTCGACATGCAATCCGGTCAAGTGTTATTTGATGATCATAAAGACATTCAAGCCTTCCCCGCTTCGATCACGAAAGTTATGACCTGTATCCTCGCTCTGGAAAAAGGCGGTCTCCAGGACATGGTCACCACCTCGGAACTCGCCCGAAACCAAGAGGGCAATCGCGTCTACCTCGAAGTCGGCGAACAGGAGCCCTTGGAACAGATGCTCTACGGCCTCATGCTGAACTCCGGCAATGACGCAGCCGTCGCCATCGCCGAACACATCGGGGGCTCCGTCCCGAAATTTGCCGAGATGATGAACGCGAAAGCCAAGGAACTCGGCGCAACCCACACGCACTTCGTCACTCCCAACGGACTTCACGATGACAATCACTATACCACGCCGTACGATATGGCCTTGATCGCCAATTATGCGATGAAAAATTCAAAATTTCGGGAAATTGTCTCCACCCAATATTACGACTGGCACGGCCAAGCCTGGGAATCCCGTCTCGTCAACATCAATCCGATGCTCTGGAACTACGACGGAGTCACGGGCGTCAAGACCGGATTCACCGACCAAGCCCAGCAGACGATGATCGCATCTGCCAAACGCGGCGACCGCGAAGTGATGGCGGTCGTGATGGGCGTTCAGTTGAAACAGACCATTCGACTGGAAACTACGCAACTGCTCGACTACGGCTTCGACCATTTCACCACGCAACGACTCGCGCACGCGGGCGATTCCCTCGCGACGTTCGAAGTCAATGGCACCAAGGTCCCGGCCATTCTGCACCAAGACGTCTACGGCACAACCCCCAAGACGTCCACAGCCAAAAAAGAGCCGTCCGTTCACCTCTCGGTTCCCGCGGCTCCTTTTCCCAAGGGTTCGAAAGTCGGGCGAGTTGAATTCCACTTGGACGACCAATCGGTCGTTTCTGCAGATTTGTTCTCGCCTCAAGACGTCCTCTCCCCGACACTTCCGACCAGTCAGCTCAAAACACGAACATTCGGCTACCTCGCTCTCGGAGCGGCCGTGTTCGCCGCACTCGCGTTCTGGATGTGGCAACGACGCATTCGCCGAACCCGGAAATCAACCGTAACCTATGATGGAAACTAA
- a CDS encoding TrkH family potassium uptake protein, translating into MQKTKKWRFFTPARVLVIGFAGLILVGAILLSLPIASQSGESLRFLDALVEATSAVCVTGLIVVDTGTYFNHFGQIVLISLIQIGGLGFMTLATFITIMTGRKIGLKERLLLQEALNVSTLEGLIRLARNVVLITMGIELVFAGILATRFSFDMPLGRAIYYGVFHSISAFCNAGFDLFGDYKSISDYVGDPTVNVCIGFLIILGGLGFTVLADMPRLFRRERTMLHTKLVLITTAFLLVVGTIGYYLFENDNLGTIGSFSEGTKWLASFFASVTARTAGYASINYETMTQGGLLWSVILMFIGASPGSTGGGIKTVTSFVIMLYIINVISNRENTVVFGRQVARQTIYKSLVISVMAVLLVVFSTMILTITEHVDFLRLLFETTSAFATVGLSTNLTPTLSDPGRVLIIILMYIGRLGPLTIAVALAARQVDKANLKYPEGNLYVG; encoded by the coding sequence ATGCAAAAGACGAAGAAATGGCGTTTCTTCACCCCTGCGCGGGTATTGGTCATCGGGTTTGCAGGCCTGATCTTAGTTGGGGCGATCTTGCTCTCGTTGCCAATCGCGTCGCAAAGCGGCGAAAGTCTGCGCTTTCTCGATGCTTTGGTCGAGGCGACGTCTGCCGTCTGCGTCACCGGGTTGATCGTCGTGGACACGGGCACCTATTTTAATCATTTTGGTCAGATCGTCCTCATCTCGTTGATTCAAATCGGGGGCTTGGGATTCATGACCCTCGCGACGTTCATAACGATTATGACAGGGCGCAAGATCGGGTTGAAGGAACGGTTGTTGCTCCAAGAGGCGCTCAACGTCTCGACGCTGGAAGGGTTGATCCGTCTGGCGCGCAACGTCGTGTTGATCACGATGGGGATTGAGTTGGTGTTTGCCGGTATCTTGGCGACTCGTTTTTCATTCGACATGCCGTTGGGACGTGCGATCTATTACGGTGTGTTTCACTCGATATCGGCGTTTTGCAACGCGGGGTTTGATTTGTTTGGCGACTACAAGTCGATTTCTGACTATGTCGGCGACCCGACGGTCAACGTCTGCATCGGTTTCTTGATCATTCTCGGCGGTTTGGGATTCACGGTACTCGCCGACATGCCGCGTCTGTTTCGTCGGGAGCGGACGATGTTGCATACCAAGTTGGTCCTGATCACGACGGCGTTCTTGCTTGTGGTCGGTACGATTGGATACTATTTGTTTGAGAACGACAATCTGGGAACGATCGGCTCTTTCTCGGAAGGAACGAAGTGGCTGGCCTCGTTCTTCGCATCGGTAACCGCTCGTACAGCGGGGTATGCGTCGATTAATTATGAGACGATGACCCAGGGCGGTCTGCTCTGGTCGGTGATCTTGATGTTCATCGGGGCGAGCCCCGGTTCGACAGGGGGCGGGATCAAGACGGTCACGTCGTTTGTGATCATGCTCTATATCATCAACGTCATTTCGAACCGTGAGAATACGGTGGTGTTTGGCCGTCAAGTTGCACGGCAGACGATTTACAAGTCGTTGGTCATTTCGGTGATGGCCGTTTTGCTGGTTGTGTTCTCGACGATGATCTTGACGATTACAGAGCACGTCGATTTCCTGAGACTGCTGTTTGAAACGACATCGGCGTTTGCGACGGTCGGTCTGTCAACGAATTTGACCCCGACGTTGAGCGATCCGGGTCGCGTGTTGATCATCATCTTGATGTACATTGGACGTCTTGGCCCGCTGACCATTGCGGTGGCATTGGCCGCCCGTCAAGTGGACAAAGCCAACCTCAAGTATCCGGAAGGCAACTTGTACGTTGGGTAA
- the ribD gene encoding bifunctional diaminohydroxyphosphoribosylaminopyrimidine deaminase/5-amino-6-(5-phosphoribosylamino)uracil reductase RibD, producing MTDVQYMQMALDLAAQAKGQTNPNPLVGAVLVKDGRIVGFGAHLKAGEPHAEVHAFRMAGEHAEGATLYVTLEPCSHHGKTPPCADLVISSKVKKVVVAMTDPNPLVAGNGINRIRAHGIEVEVGVLESQAVALNERFLHNMRTSRPFVVIKTAMTLDGKIAAHTGDSRWITGPDARVAVHQLRNEVDGILVGIGTVRADDPELTTRMPEGGGKHPTRIILDSSLQIEETAKVLDTSIAPTWIITSGGADAEKSARLRARGVQILKSAPHDVAAVLDLLYANGITHLLVEGGATVNGAFLQAGLIDKVMAFIAPKLIGGAGAPTPYAGAGFEKMSQAVTLRDISVTTYGDDICITGYPVYEGEQQ from the coding sequence ATGACCGATGTACAGTACATGCAGATGGCGTTGGACCTCGCAGCTCAGGCGAAAGGGCAAACCAATCCGAATCCGCTGGTCGGCGCCGTACTCGTCAAGGACGGTCGTATCGTCGGTTTCGGTGCCCATCTGAAAGCGGGCGAGCCGCACGCAGAAGTACACGCGTTTCGAATGGCGGGCGAGCATGCGGAGGGCGCTACGTTGTACGTGACGCTGGAACCCTGCAGCCATCACGGCAAGACGCCGCCCTGTGCAGATCTTGTGATCTCGTCCAAAGTCAAAAAAGTCGTCGTCGCGATGACCGACCCGAATCCGCTGGTTGCCGGAAACGGGATCAACCGAATTCGTGCGCATGGGATCGAAGTGGAAGTCGGCGTGTTGGAATCGCAGGCGGTGGCGCTCAACGAGCGCTTTTTGCACAACATGCGCACGTCGAGACCGTTTGTCGTGATCAAAACCGCGATGACACTCGATGGCAAAATTGCGGCGCATACGGGCGACTCCCGCTGGATCACCGGCCCGGACGCTCGCGTCGCCGTGCATCAACTGCGAAACGAAGTCGACGGCATCCTCGTCGGGATCGGCACCGTCCGTGCAGACGATCCTGAATTGACGACTCGAATGCCTGAGGGCGGAGGCAAGCATCCGACTCGGATCATCCTCGACTCCTCGTTGCAAATCGAGGAGACGGCGAAAGTTCTGGACACAAGCATCGCTCCGACTTGGATCATCACGTCCGGGGGAGCGGATGCGGAAAAAAGTGCCCGCCTGCGTGCGCGCGGCGTGCAGATTTTGAAGTCTGCGCCGCACGATGTCGCCGCCGTGCTCGACCTGTTGTACGCAAACGGCATCACCCACTTGCTCGTCGAGGGCGGGGCGACGGTCAACGGCGCTTTTTTGCAAGCGGGGTTGATCGACAAAGTAATGGCCTTCATCGCGCCCAAGCTCATCGGAGGCGCAGGAGCGCCGACGCCGTATGCCGGAGCAGGTTTTGAAAAAATGTCGCAGGCCGTCACCCTGCGCGACATTTCCGTAACTACATATGGTGACGACATTTGTATCACCGGCTACCCGGTGTATGAAGGGGAGCAGCAGTAG
- a CDS encoding riboflavin synthase, which yields MFTGLVEEVGTVAEIRPSGHAIHLKIKSTKVLDGVALGDSIAVNGICLTVTAFDKSSFTVDVVPETMRRTTLHELSANSPVNLERAMQMGGRFGGHIVSGHIDGVGRLVSLQEEDIAKVVRFSAPPNVLRYVVEKGSITIDGVSLTVMDVDSESFRISVIPHTWMITVLRHRRVGSTVNLEVDIIGKYVERLLGPHLPGANSQSESTRLSLDFLRNNGFA from the coding sequence ATGTTCACTGGACTCGTTGAAGAGGTCGGGACGGTTGCGGAGATTCGCCCGTCCGGTCATGCGATTCATCTGAAAATCAAGTCTACGAAAGTTCTTGACGGCGTCGCGCTCGGCGACTCCATCGCAGTCAACGGCATCTGCCTGACCGTCACGGCGTTTGACAAGTCTTCGTTTACCGTCGATGTCGTGCCGGAGACGATGCGCCGGACCACGCTGCATGAACTGTCTGCCAACTCGCCGGTCAACTTGGAGCGGGCAATGCAGATGGGGGGTCGTTTTGGCGGGCACATCGTGTCGGGGCATATCGACGGCGTCGGACGGTTGGTCTCTCTCCAGGAAGAGGACATCGCCAAAGTCGTTCGTTTCTCGGCACCGCCGAACGTCTTGCGCTACGTCGTCGAGAAAGGTTCGATCACCATCGACGGCGTTTCGCTGACCGTCATGGACGTGGACAGCGAGTCATTTCGCATCTCGGTCATCCCGCATACGTGGATGATTACCGTCTTGCGGCATCGTCGGGTCGGGTCGACCGTCAATTTGGAAGTCGACATCATCGGCAAATACGTCGAGCGGCTGTTGGGGCCGCATCTGCCGGGAGCCAATTCCCAGAGCGAGAGTACCCGCCTGAGCCTTGACTTCCTGCGCAACAATGGATTCGCGTGA
- the ribB gene encoding 3,4-dihydroxy-2-butanone-4-phosphate synthase, with the protein MFHTIEEAVEDLKAGKVVIVVDDEDRENEGDFIALADRTTAQTINFMITHGRGLVCVPITEDRAAQLELRPMVHVNTDQHGTAFTVSVDAKHSTTTGISAHERSATVAALIDENVGGKDFKKPGHIFPLIAKNGGVLRRPGHTEAAVDLARLAGSYPAGVICEVLKADGTMARVPDLALIAQEFDLKMITIAELIAYRKDREKLVERSASTKVETDSGTFDLHVYTNLLDGQEHLAFVKGDIDSQAPTLVRVRKECPMGDIFGSHACQCGTQLQAAMRAIEENGSGVLLHIRNTSQERSLAAKIKGQDMADAQDYGIGAQILRDLGVSKMRLLSNNPRKFAGLLGYGLEIVETVPLKKLIQL; encoded by the coding sequence ATGTTTCACACCATCGAAGAAGCGGTAGAAGACCTCAAGGCCGGCAAAGTCGTCATCGTCGTGGATGACGAAGATCGTGAGAACGAAGGCGACTTCATCGCGCTCGCCGACCGCACCACAGCGCAGACGATCAATTTCATGATCACACACGGCCGCGGACTCGTCTGCGTGCCGATTACGGAAGACCGTGCGGCGCAACTCGAGTTGCGTCCGATGGTTCATGTGAACACCGACCAGCACGGTACGGCGTTCACCGTCTCCGTCGATGCCAAGCATAGCACGACCACCGGCATCTCGGCACACGAGCGCTCGGCGACGGTGGCGGCGCTGATCGACGAAAATGTCGGCGGCAAAGACTTCAAGAAACCGGGCCACATCTTCCCGCTCATCGCCAAAAACGGCGGCGTGCTTCGCCGCCCCGGTCACACCGAAGCGGCGGTCGACTTGGCTCGACTGGCAGGCAGCTATCCGGCGGGTGTGATCTGCGAAGTGTTGAAAGCGGACGGCACGATGGCCCGCGTACCGGACCTCGCGTTGATCGCACAGGAATTCGATCTGAAGATGATCACCATCGCGGAGTTGATCGCGTACCGCAAGGACCGTGAGAAATTGGTCGAGCGCTCGGCGTCGACGAAGGTGGAAACCGACTCCGGCACGTTCGACCTGCATGTCTACACCAACTTGTTGGATGGACAAGAGCATCTCGCGTTCGTCAAGGGCGACATCGACTCCCAAGCACCGACCTTGGTGCGCGTGCGCAAGGAATGCCCGATGGGGGATATCTTCGGTTCGCATGCCTGCCAGTGCGGGACGCAATTACAAGCTGCGATGCGTGCGATTGAAGAGAACGGCAGCGGTGTGCTCCTGCACATCCGCAACACGTCGCAAGAGCGCAGTCTGGCGGCGAAAATCAAAGGGCAGGACATGGCAGATGCGCAAGACTACGGCATCGGCGCGCAAATTCTGCGCGACCTCGGCGTCAGCAAGATGCGCCTGCTCAGCAACAACCCTCGCAAATTTGCGGGGCTCTTGGGATACGGGCTCGAAATCGTCGAAACTGTACCGCTCAAGAAGCTCATTCAACTGTAA
- the ribH gene encoding 6,7-dimethyl-8-ribityllumazine synthase produces MANFLEGNLIGTGLRVGVVVGRFNEFIGSKLLGGALDAFKRHGVDEDAVDVAWVPGAFEIPLIAQKMSASGKYDAVITLGAVIRGSTPHFDYVCNEAAKGVSKVALDTGVPTIFGVLTVDSIEQAIERAGTKAGNKGWEAAVTAIEMANLGKLF; encoded by the coding sequence ATGGCGAATTTCCTCGAAGGCAATCTGATTGGCACCGGCCTGCGCGTAGGCGTGGTCGTCGGTCGATTCAATGAATTTATCGGAAGCAAACTGCTCGGCGGTGCTCTTGACGCATTCAAGCGTCACGGGGTAGACGAAGATGCGGTGGATGTCGCGTGGGTACCCGGCGCATTTGAAATCCCGTTGATCGCACAAAAAATGTCCGCTTCCGGCAAGTACGACGCCGTCATCACTCTCGGCGCCGTCATCCGCGGGTCCACTCCGCACTTTGACTACGTCTGCAACGAAGCGGCCAAGGGCGTTTCCAAAGTCGCTCTTGACACCGGCGTACCGACGATCTTCGGCGTCCTGACCGTTGATTCGATCGAACAAGCCATCGAGCGTGCCGGCACCAAAGCGGGCAACAAAGGCTGGGAAGCTGCCGTCACCGCCATCGAGATGGCAAACCTCGGGAAACTGTTTTAA
- a CDS encoding MDR family MFS transporter yields MPNQTNRKAVLIAVLLANFLSAIDVSIVGTAMPTIIGTLGGLPIMSWVFSAFLLASTVTVPIYGKLSDLFGRKIIFMLGAAFIILGSVLCAMAGSMEQLIIFRVVQGLGAGGIMAVATTIIGDIFTVEERGKFQGLLSSVWGISAIIGPLLGGLIIKFLSWEWVFYINVPFGIIAMIVLFVALHENIERKTHKIDYIGSFTLAVSMTTLLLALLSGGSQYPWMSMQIMGLFALAVVFFIWFFLNERRVSEPMISFDLYRNPTIAVSAAANFLSGAVLMGLNSYIPSYIQGVLGESPTMAGMVLMPLSIGWPLASFIGGNRLIKWGFRNTSITGLAFIAVGSVLISFTTEAMGTWYPMVTLFIIGFGMGLSTMSFTVATQSAVTWNQRGIATASLQFVRSLGSGVGVAIMGALMNAKILNDLSQKGIPNPLDASNALLDESRRPHLPPELLNSLKDAFGSGLHYTFILTAVFGVLGFVITLSFPKNQQKPNIS; encoded by the coding sequence ATGCCAAACCAAACGAATCGCAAAGCGGTGTTGATCGCCGTGTTGCTTGCGAACTTCCTGTCAGCGATCGACGTGTCGATTGTGGGGACTGCGATGCCGACGATTATCGGGACGCTCGGGGGCTTGCCGATCATGTCGTGGGTGTTCTCGGCGTTCTTGCTCGCTTCAACCGTCACCGTGCCGATCTACGGCAAGCTCTCCGATCTCTTCGGGCGCAAGATCATCTTCATGCTCGGTGCGGCGTTCATCATCTTGGGCTCCGTTCTCTGCGCGATGGCAGGTTCCATGGAGCAGTTGATCATCTTCCGCGTTGTCCAAGGTCTCGGTGCCGGGGGCATCATGGCGGTGGCGACGACGATCATCGGCGACATCTTCACCGTGGAGGAGCGAGGCAAGTTCCAAGGGCTGCTCTCCAGCGTCTGGGGCATCTCCGCCATCATTGGGCCTTTGCTCGGCGGTCTGATCATCAAGTTTCTCTCGTGGGAGTGGGTCTTCTACATAAACGTCCCGTTCGGGATCATCGCGATGATCGTGCTGTTCGTCGCCCTCCACGAGAACATCGAGCGCAAAACACACAAAATCGACTATATCGGCTCGTTCACGCTGGCCGTCTCGATGACCACGTTGTTGCTGGCGCTTCTGAGCGGGGGGTCGCAGTATCCGTGGATGTCGATGCAGATCATGGGTCTGTTCGCGTTGGCTGTTGTATTTTTCATCTGGTTCTTCCTGAATGAACGTCGAGTTTCGGAGCCGATGATTTCCTTTGACCTCTATCGCAATCCGACCATCGCCGTCTCCGCCGCTGCGAACTTCCTGTCAGGCGCTGTGCTGATGGGGCTGAATTCGTACATTCCGTCCTACATCCAAGGGGTACTCGGAGAAAGCCCGACGATGGCAGGAATGGTGTTGATGCCGCTGTCGATCGGCTGGCCGCTGGCGTCGTTTATCGGCGGCAACCGCCTGATCAAATGGGGGTTCCGCAACACATCGATTACAGGACTTGCTTTCATCGCGGTCGGTTCGGTGCTGATCAGTTTCACCACCGAGGCGATGGGCACTTGGTATCCGATGGTCACGCTGTTTATCATCGGATTTGGCATGGGGTTGTCGACGATGTCGTTTACTGTCGCGACGCAGTCGGCCGTCACGTGGAACCAACGGGGCATTGCGACCGCCTCTCTCCAATTCGTGCGGTCGCTTGGGTCGGGTGTCGGGGTGGCGATCATGGGGGCGCTCATGAACGCCAAGATTCTCAACGACCTCTCGCAAAAAGGCATTCCGAACCCGCTCGATGCTTCCAACGCGTTGCTCGATGAGAGCCGCAGACCGCACCTGCCTCCGGAGTTGTTGAATTCCTTGAAGGATGCGTTCGGCAGCGGGTTGCACTACACGTTCATCCTCACCGCCGTGTTCGGCGTACTTGGATTTGTGATCACCTTGAGCTTCCCCAAGAATCAACAAAAACCTAACATTTCCTAG